From the genome of Nocardia sp. NBC_01503, one region includes:
- the mscL gene encoding large conductance mechanosensitive channel protein MscL codes for MLKGFKEFLMRGNVLDLAVAVVMGTAFTAIVTSVTKGLIEPLLATAGGNSEFGLGFQILAGKPSTFVALGPIISACINFVTVAAVLYFVLILPMNHLKARLLKPTAVKADPTELELLTEIRDLLAKQRADEGDSLSK; via the coding sequence ATGCTCAAGGGTTTCAAAGAGTTCCTGATGAGGGGCAACGTTCTCGATCTCGCGGTCGCGGTGGTCATGGGTACCGCCTTCACCGCGATCGTCACCTCGGTGACCAAGGGGTTGATCGAGCCACTGCTCGCCACCGCGGGCGGGAACAGCGAATTCGGTCTGGGATTCCAGATTCTCGCTGGTAAGCCCTCTACTTTCGTGGCCCTGGGCCCGATCATCAGCGCCTGCATCAACTTCGTGACCGTCGCGGCGGTGCTGTACTTCGTCCTCATCCTGCCGATGAATCACCTCAAGGCTCGGCTGTTGAAGCCGACCGCGGTCAAGGCCGATCCGACCGAGTTGGAGCTGCTCACCGAGATTCGCGATCTGCTCGCCAAACAGCGCGCCGATGAGGGCGACTCACTGAGCAAGTAG
- a CDS encoding MFS transporter, translating into MRGRWAMLAVLCCSLLLVAMDATILNVALPALIDHMDPSPMEQLWIVDLYGLVLGGLLITCGAIGDRYGRKRLFLAGFVLFGLASVVAATAHTPAQLIAGRALLGVGGAMVMPSTLSLIRNIFTDDHERTQAIGIWASVAGAGAAIGPLVGGHLVEAFGWSAAFWLNVPVVVVTVTAGVWLLPEYRAPQVGRLDWFSAVLSVLGIVALAWGIKHVAKGNPAAIDVVMLAAAVLLLGFFAFRQLRSPDPLLDVRLFRNRAFTAAALATLVAMLAIGAALFLISLWLQYIHGYTPSEAGLRTVPAAIATLLGSLSTPWLMRHVGVRLLMGSALATLAVGFFVLAAIPTTTYPLVALVLVCLGIGDGIAITTAAAVLVSAVPPERAGMAGAVEETNYELGIGLGVALLGSIHGRLFVSHMTDLPLHGEQLDTARGSVGGAAYVADRVGGAQGAHILEIAQHAYDSALTTTSWISAGLVGAVAVLTVVLVPRGFTATAAH; encoded by the coding sequence ATGCGCGGCCGCTGGGCCATGCTCGCGGTGCTGTGCTGCAGCCTGCTGCTGGTCGCCATGGACGCCACGATTCTGAATGTGGCGCTGCCCGCACTGATCGACCATATGGATCCCAGCCCGATGGAGCAGCTGTGGATCGTCGACCTCTACGGTCTGGTGCTCGGTGGCCTGCTCATCACCTGCGGTGCGATCGGGGATCGGTACGGTCGAAAGCGGCTGTTCCTCGCGGGATTCGTGCTCTTCGGACTGGCCTCGGTGGTGGCGGCGACCGCGCATACGCCCGCGCAGCTCATTGCCGGGCGGGCGCTACTGGGCGTCGGCGGGGCCATGGTCATGCCCTCGACGCTCTCGCTGATTCGCAATATCTTCACCGATGATCATGAGCGCACCCAGGCCATCGGCATCTGGGCCTCGGTGGCGGGGGCAGGTGCGGCGATCGGACCGCTGGTCGGTGGACATCTGGTGGAGGCGTTCGGCTGGTCCGCCGCGTTCTGGCTGAATGTGCCGGTGGTCGTGGTCACGGTGACCGCCGGGGTGTGGTTACTGCCCGAATACCGTGCGCCGCAGGTCGGCAGGCTGGACTGGTTCAGCGCGGTGCTGTCGGTGCTCGGCATCGTGGCGCTGGCATGGGGTATCAAACATGTGGCCAAGGGGAATCCGGCCGCCATCGATGTGGTGATGCTGGCGGCGGCGGTGCTGCTGCTCGGGTTCTTCGCATTCCGGCAGCTGCGGTCACCAGATCCGCTGCTGGATGTGCGGCTGTTCCGCAATCGGGCGTTCACCGCGGCCGCATTGGCGACGCTGGTGGCCATGCTCGCCATCGGTGCCGCGCTGTTCCTGATCTCGTTGTGGCTGCAATACATTCACGGCTACACCCCGTCGGAGGCCGGACTGCGCACCGTGCCCGCGGCCATTGCCACCCTGCTCGGATCGCTGTCCACGCCGTGGCTCATGCGGCATGTCGGGGTGCGGTTGCTGATGGGGTCCGCATTGGCCACACTGGCGGTGGGTTTCTTTGTGCTGGCGGCGATTCCGACCACCACCTATCCGCTGGTCGCGCTGGTGCTGGTGTGTCTGGGTATCGGTGACGGCATCGCCATCACCACCGCCGCGGCGGTGCTGGTATCCGCGGTGCCGCCGGAGCGGGCCGGAATGGCGGGGGCGGTGGAGGAGACCAATTACGAACTCGGCATCGGGCTCGGGGTAGCGCTGCTGGGCAGCATTCACGGGCGCCTGTTCGTCTCGCATATGACGGATCTGCCGCTGCACGGTGAGCAGCTCGATACCGCGCGCGGATCGGTCGGCGGGGCGGCGTACGTGGCGGATCGGGTGGGCGGTGCACAGGGGGCGCATATTCTCGAAATCGCCCAGCATGCTTATGATTCCGCGCTCACCACCACCTCGTGGATCTCCGCCGGACTGGTCGGCGCGGTCGCCGTGCTGACCGTGGTACTGGTGCCGCGCGGCTTCACCGCCACCGCCGCGCACTGA
- a CDS encoding YhgE/Pip domain-containing protein: MTKNSVPLRGWIAPIFVITLLAALLGTMYLGYTSDPEKNLHDFPIALVNQDDGDILDGKPLNIGDQITDALTKQIPADKIDLRVVGISEAQRDLADGKVYGEIVIPSDFTKRLSILAAASVVPGDVERPVITVHTNPRASTYAASIVQRISDRAMVQVNSTVGAQLTDQVKAKLAPAPGTAPTQLSGAARLQLAKPIDVVVSPFRPLPEGTGQGLSAFFYTLILLFVGFSGAMIIHAMVDNVLGYVPAEYGPWYRHIAPVAISRWRTLLVKWAMAAVTAPIASGVFLCVAKLLDMPIEHALPLFLYGALAIAAVAVTGLSVLAAFGTAGLLINMIVFVVLGLPSSSGSIPIEATPRCIAFLANFEPMHQIYLAVRSLLFFDGHLAAGLATGLWMTLFGLAAGIALGAIATHTYDLRGLYRLGVSHKPAEAGLVE, encoded by the coding sequence ATGACGAAAAACAGTGTGCCGCTCCGCGGCTGGATTGCGCCGATCTTCGTGATCACCCTGCTTGCCGCGCTGTTGGGCACCATGTACCTGGGGTACACGTCGGATCCGGAGAAGAACCTGCACGATTTCCCCATTGCCCTGGTCAATCAGGACGATGGCGACATCCTCGACGGTAAGCCGCTCAATATCGGCGACCAGATCACCGACGCCCTCACCAAGCAGATTCCGGCCGACAAGATCGACCTGCGGGTGGTCGGCATCAGCGAGGCGCAGCGCGACCTCGCGGACGGCAAGGTCTACGGCGAGATCGTCATACCCAGTGACTTCACCAAGCGGCTCAGCATTCTGGCCGCCGCCTCGGTGGTGCCCGGTGATGTGGAGCGGCCGGTGATCACCGTGCACACCAATCCGCGCGCCAGCACCTACGCCGCCTCGATCGTGCAGCGCATCTCCGATCGGGCCATGGTGCAGGTCAATTCGACGGTCGGCGCCCAGCTCACCGACCAGGTCAAGGCCAAACTCGCACCCGCGCCGGGTACCGCGCCGACCCAACTCAGCGGTGCCGCGCGCTTGCAATTGGCCAAGCCCATCGATGTGGTGGTGAGCCCGTTCCGGCCGCTGCCCGAGGGCACCGGGCAGGGGCTGTCGGCCTTCTTCTACACACTCATCCTGTTGTTCGTCGGCTTCAGCGGGGCCATGATCATTCACGCCATGGTCGACAACGTGCTCGGCTATGTGCCCGCCGAGTACGGGCCCTGGTACCGCCATATCGCCCCGGTGGCCATCTCGCGCTGGCGCACACTGCTGGTGAAGTGGGCCATGGCGGCGGTGACCGCGCCCATTGCCTCGGGGGTGTTCCTCTGCGTCGCCAAGCTGCTGGATATGCCGATCGAGCACGCGCTGCCGCTGTTCCTCTACGGCGCGCTGGCCATCGCCGCCGTTGCGGTGACCGGACTTTCGGTGCTCGCCGCCTTCGGTACCGCGGGTCTGCTGATCAATATGATCGTCTTCGTGGTGCTGGGCCTGCCCTCGTCCTCGGGCAGCATTCCCATCGAGGCGACACCGCGCTGTATCGCCTTCCTCGCGAATTTCGAGCCCATGCATCAGATCTACCTGGCGGTGCGGTCGCTGCTGTTCTTCGACGGACATCTCGCGGCCGGGCTCGCCACCGGACTCTGGATGACGCTCTTCGGACTCGCCGCGGGCATCGCGCTCGGTGCGATCGCCACACACACCTATGACCTGCGGGGTCTGTACCGACTCGGCGTGTCCCACAAGCCCGCCGAAGCGGGGCTGGTGGAGTAG
- a CDS encoding DUF4132 domain-containing protein, translating into MTSEDAWQVPAEWWAKAEPFRGRNAAKAREITSDATAELANLLARFRPRTWERLKSAPLGDETVAAAWAYLRAPETPVPPIAAAVIWALADYEQSRGDQQTRAKMRDLFLDSWIQLHGPDFAAEVVVRRRRVVVESHRTIQGVWLDELGYAEPDDPNLISFDIMAQRLREHLTGISEEQYRAVVRRLSELRDEPGTVWARLACTYLLPDQQDWLEADLAAEGRGPRSRARTMLASCLTTEEQFQRLLKVSGPPLYSPDAQKYSMLAQVGPAVVPMIVQQFEWASGNNWTDDIKVLAEMLAHVPTDAAYQALLDRIENKHVAAALDRASARYPRRAMRLLSRQAAESATPLVIRTLRLHAVSYSALVTECAVAEALPLLENAKRLPTAEPAQLPPVLTAERPKKGPRLPKWLVPELLPQLRLREVRSALPDADAARFISMLLASGAQGDHPDVAEVIAAVDPVSLAEFTWAVFDAWHLAAYPAVKNGWVLHMLTLTGNDDTVRRLVPFINAWPGKSGQARAVTGLRVLAAIGGEIALMHLHTIAGKTKYASLRTEAEAQVAAIAERLGLAEEELADRVVPHLGLSAESTLRLDYGPRQIEIGLDHELRPSISVGGKPVRGMPKPAAADDPELAPVAYQSYRDFAKELKTVTTDQLRRFEAAMVDGRRWRTPAHRAMIIDHPVLGQLARRLVWATFAADGTVTGSFRVDQDGTLADVEDERLELPDDALIGIAHPVHLGAELERWREVFADYELLQPFEQLERAVYQLTPAEATSKVLPRFVDRKVPTGRLYGLRQRGWELGYTSLQRSFGVNREVTVSMTPGIHGGYSYEAEEQVITGVRFGGDGFGELDALTASELLRQLERLAA; encoded by the coding sequence ATGACGAGTGAGGACGCCTGGCAGGTCCCGGCGGAGTGGTGGGCGAAGGCGGAACCGTTCCGGGGGCGGAACGCGGCGAAGGCGCGGGAGATCACGTCTGATGCGACGGCGGAGCTGGCGAATCTGCTTGCCCGGTTCCGCCCGAGGACATGGGAGAGGCTGAAGTCGGCCCCGCTGGGCGATGAGACCGTCGCGGCCGCGTGGGCATATCTCCGGGCGCCGGAGACACCGGTGCCCCCGATCGCCGCGGCGGTCATCTGGGCGCTGGCCGATTACGAGCAATCCCGTGGTGACCAGCAGACACGGGCGAAGATGCGGGATCTGTTCCTGGACAGTTGGATTCAACTGCACGGACCGGACTTCGCCGCCGAGGTCGTGGTGCGGCGCCGGCGCGTCGTAGTGGAGAGCCACAGGACGATCCAGGGCGTCTGGCTGGACGAACTGGGATACGCCGAGCCCGACGACCCCAACCTCATCAGCTTCGACATCATGGCGCAGCGACTGCGCGAGCACCTCACCGGCATATCGGAGGAGCAGTATCGGGCTGTGGTGCGGCGCCTTTCGGAACTGCGCGACGAGCCGGGCACGGTGTGGGCTCGGCTGGCCTGCACGTATCTGCTTCCCGACCAACAGGATTGGCTGGAGGCGGATCTGGCGGCCGAGGGGCGGGGACCACGCAGCCGGGCACGGACCATGCTCGCCTCGTGCCTGACGACCGAGGAGCAGTTCCAGCGCCTGCTGAAGGTCTCGGGGCCGCCGCTGTACAGCCCGGACGCGCAGAAATACAGCATGCTGGCGCAGGTCGGACCGGCCGTGGTGCCGATGATCGTGCAGCAGTTCGAGTGGGCCTCGGGCAATAACTGGACCGATGACATCAAGGTGCTGGCGGAGATGCTCGCTCATGTTCCGACCGATGCGGCCTATCAGGCGCTGCTGGATCGGATCGAGAACAAACATGTGGCCGCCGCCTTGGACAGGGCCTCGGCCAGATATCCGCGCCGGGCCATGCGGCTGCTGTCCCGGCAGGCCGCCGAATCGGCGACGCCCCTGGTGATCCGGACACTGCGCCTGCACGCGGTCTCGTACTCGGCGTTGGTCACCGAATGCGCTGTGGCCGAGGCACTTCCACTGCTGGAGAACGCCAAGCGGCTGCCGACGGCCGAGCCCGCGCAACTTCCGCCCGTGCTCACGGCCGAGCGACCCAAGAAGGGCCCCAGGCTGCCGAAATGGCTGGTGCCCGAGCTCCTACCGCAGCTCCGCTTGCGTGAGGTGCGCTCCGCACTTCCGGATGCGGATGCGGCGCGGTTCATTTCGATGCTGCTGGCCTCCGGCGCGCAGGGCGACCACCCCGATGTGGCCGAGGTGATCGCCGCCGTCGATCCGGTCTCGCTGGCCGAATTCACCTGGGCCGTCTTCGATGCCTGGCACCTGGCGGCCTATCCGGCGGTCAAGAACGGCTGGGTGCTGCACATGCTCACCCTGACCGGCAATGACGACACCGTGCGCCGCCTGGTTCCGTTCATCAATGCCTGGCCGGGCAAATCCGGGCAGGCCAGGGCGGTGACGGGCCTGCGGGTGCTGGCGGCCATCGGCGGCGAGATCGCGCTCATGCATCTGCACACCATTGCCGGGAAGACCAAGTACGCGAGCCTGCGCACCGAGGCCGAGGCCCAGGTGGCCGCGATCGCCGAGCGACTCGGCCTGGCTGAGGAGGAGCTGGCCGATCGGGTGGTTCCGCATCTGGGCCTGTCCGCGGAGAGCACGCTGCGGCTGGACTACGGTCCCCGGCAGATCGAGATCGGCCTGGATCATGAACTGCGGCCGAGTATTTCGGTCGGAGGTAAGCCGGTGCGCGGTATGCCCAAACCCGCCGCGGCCGATGATCCCGAGCTCGCGCCGGTCGCCTATCAGTCCTATCGTGATTTCGCGAAGGAGCTCAAGACCGTCACCACCGATCAGCTCCGCCGGTTCGAGGCCGCCATGGTGGATGGCCGGCGCTGGCGAACTCCGGCACATCGCGCCATGATCATCGATCATCCGGTGCTCGGTCAGTTGGCGCGACGGCTGGTATGGGCGACCTTCGCCGCCGACGGCACGGTCACCGGATCGTTCCGGGTCGATCAGGACGGCACCCTGGCCGATGTCGAGGATGAGCGACTCGAGCTACCCGATGACGCCCTGATCGGGATAGCGCATCCGGTGCACCTGGGTGCGGAGCTGGAGCGCTGGCGGGAGGTGTTCGCCGATTACGAACTGCTGCAACCGTTCGAGCAGCTGGAGCGCGCGGTGTATCAGCTCACCCCGGCGGAGGCGACCTCGAAGGTGTTGCCGCGCTTCGTCGATCGCAAGGTGCCGACCGGCAGGCTCTACGGTCTGCGGCAGCGCGGCTGGGAGCTGGGCTACACCTCGCTGCAGCGGAGTTTCGGCGTGAACCGGGAGGTGACCGTCAGCATGACCCCCGGGATTCACGGCGGCTACAGCTATGAGGCCGAGGAACAGGTGATCACCGGGGTGCGTTTCGGAGGCGATGGGTTCGGCGAGCTCGACGCCCTCACCGCCTCCGAACTACTGCGTCAGCTGGAGCGATTGGCGGCGTGA
- a CDS encoding GAF and ANTAR domain-containing protein — protein sequence MGTSQFDQLTGDFLRAVRAAGGGLTAVCGACVRVLPVRRAAIVLHEIDAGMQPWCASDDFADLVEKAQATAGEGPAVAALAQGIPVVVTDFGSECERWPGFAEALAGKPISGSMFAVPLRLGPIPLGAVDMYRDTVGRPSPRLLSAALHIADLVTASLVLASGEAAQQWAQPLSSQWIHQAATMTSTQLGVDIADAYARLRAYAFINGLSLAEVSRRVVARNLRIESV from the coding sequence ATGGGTACATCACAGTTCGACCAGCTGACGGGAGACTTCCTGCGGGCGGTCCGCGCCGCCGGCGGCGGGCTGACGGCGGTATGCGGAGCGTGCGTACGGGTACTGCCCGTCCGGCGTGCGGCCATAGTGCTGCACGAGATCGACGCGGGCATGCAACCCTGGTGTGCCAGTGACGATTTCGCCGATCTGGTGGAGAAGGCACAGGCCACGGCAGGAGAGGGACCCGCGGTCGCGGCACTGGCGCAGGGGATCCCGGTGGTGGTCACCGACTTCGGCTCGGAATGCGAGCGGTGGCCGGGCTTCGCCGAAGCCCTTGCGGGCAAACCGATCTCCGGCTCCATGTTCGCGGTGCCGTTGCGGCTCGGCCCCATCCCGCTCGGCGCGGTGGATATGTACCGCGATACGGTCGGCCGCCCCAGCCCGCGATTGCTCTCGGCCGCCCTGCACATCGCCGATCTGGTGACCGCGAGCCTGGTGCTCGCCTCCGGCGAAGCGGCCCAGCAGTGGGCGCAACCGTTGTCCAGCCAATGGATTCACCAGGCGGCCACCATGACCAGCACCCAACTCGGCGTGGACATCGCCGACGCCTACGCCCGCCTACGCGCCTACGCCTTCATCAACGGTCTGTCGCTGGCCGAGGTTTCGCGCCGCGTGGTAGCCCGCAACCTGCGCATAGAATCGGTGTGA
- a CDS encoding TetR/AcrR family transcriptional regulator, producing the protein MSDILLDTMPVTSPRSYHHGDLRAELLRRAETLLRRAGVDGLSLRQLARDTGVSHAAPSRHFRDKQALLDALAVSGFERLGASFEKAAATGTLLERTTAVARAYLRFAIDNPALLAVMFARKQQQTPAMQAAVAQALAMPVAMIGEAQEQGEVVPGDPRRFCLSAMAALQGLATFVGSGFIAADDADSLFEETVTHMLDGLRPRH; encoded by the coding sequence GTGTCCGATATCCTGCTAGACACCATGCCCGTCACCAGCCCGCGCTCCTACCACCACGGCGACCTTCGAGCCGAACTCCTGCGCCGCGCCGAGACCCTGCTGCGCCGCGCCGGGGTCGACGGATTGTCACTGCGCCAGCTCGCCCGCGACACCGGGGTGAGTCATGCCGCGCCGAGTCGGCACTTCCGGGATAAACAGGCGCTGCTGGACGCGCTCGCCGTATCGGGCTTCGAGCGGTTGGGGGCCTCATTCGAAAAGGCCGCGGCCACCGGCACACTGCTGGAGCGAACCACCGCGGTGGCGCGGGCCTATCTGCGTTTCGCCATCGACAATCCGGCGCTGCTGGCGGTCATGTTCGCGCGTAAACAGCAACAGACCCCGGCCATGCAGGCGGCGGTGGCGCAGGCGCTGGCCATGCCGGTCGCCATGATCGGCGAGGCGCAGGAGCAGGGCGAGGTGGTGCCGGGCGATCCGCGGCGGTTCTGCCTCTCGGCCATGGCCGCGCTACAGGGTTTGGCCACCTTCGTCGGCTCGGGCTTCATCGCCGCCGATGATGCGGACAGCTTGTTTGAAGAGACCGTGACCCACATGTTGGACGGTTTGCGTCCCCGTCACTGA
- a CDS encoding prolyl oligopeptidase family serine peptidase has protein sequence MARVGTGFGWRATIVAVVAMVVTGCGGSGSSGDQFQWLEELDSPRVQSWVAAENAKTLGVLEQDPHYADNLAQATTLANAPDRLPAPEFRDGMIGNFWQDGEHKRGIWRETTVADYEAPQPRWKTVLDLDALAAAEGRNWVWEGMNCAPNRGTRCLVNLSEGGEDALTVREFDRGTGQFVPGGFTLERGKQYVAWADDDTLLVSREWQPGEKTASGYPYIVKTWHRGAPLEQAAEVLRGDPSDGLGTAPIVLDGGNGHRVSMVVRRPSFFEAQFNLIVSGQPVRLALPPKSELEGMVGNRVLVAPRDDWTVGGTTFRSGSLISLDADELARHPDAPRPTVLYTPGPQEAFQSVMTTRGHAVVTSLYDVKGRATVYTPQPDGTWTGAPVPLPDNASVYAVDADSHGETAYLSVTALLTPSTLWSLDVADGRLVAVKSAPARFDSSRFVVEQLKADSADGTKVPYFIVHAADMKYDGSTPTIVYAYGGFGTSSTPGYNGLLGKSWLEQGGAYVIANIRGGGEYGPAWHEAALKTKRQKAFDDFTAVAADLIARDISTPRHLGIQGGSNGGLLMGVEFTQHPELWNAVDIQVPLLDMERYEKIAAGASWVGEYGSMSVPDERDFLESISPYARLRSGVKYPEPFVWTTTKDDRVGPQHARKFAARLSALDDPYFFYEAPQGGHGAGADNDEKAHTNALEYTYFMRQLM, from the coding sequence ATGGCTCGTGTGGGAACCGGATTCGGCTGGCGCGCCACGATAGTCGCGGTGGTCGCCATGGTCGTCACCGGATGTGGCGGGTCCGGCTCGTCTGGTGATCAATTCCAGTGGCTCGAGGAGTTGGACAGTCCCCGCGTGCAGTCCTGGGTCGCCGCGGAGAACGCCAAAACGCTGGGGGTGCTGGAGCAGGATCCGCACTACGCGGACAACCTCGCACAGGCCACCACGCTGGCCAACGCACCGGACAGATTGCCCGCACCGGAGTTCCGCGACGGGATGATCGGCAACTTCTGGCAGGACGGCGAGCATAAGCGCGGTATCTGGCGGGAGACCACCGTCGCCGATTACGAAGCACCGCAACCACGGTGGAAGACGGTCCTGGATCTCGACGCGCTGGCCGCCGCGGAGGGCCGGAACTGGGTGTGGGAGGGCATGAACTGCGCCCCGAACCGCGGCACCCGCTGTCTGGTGAATCTCTCCGAGGGCGGCGAGGACGCGCTGACCGTACGCGAATTCGACCGTGGCACCGGGCAATTCGTACCGGGTGGCTTCACCCTCGAACGCGGGAAGCAGTACGTCGCCTGGGCGGACGATGACACGCTGCTGGTCTCGCGGGAATGGCAACCGGGGGAGAAGACAGCCTCCGGGTATCCGTACATCGTCAAGACCTGGCATCGCGGTGCACCCCTGGAACAGGCTGCCGAGGTGCTGCGCGGCGATCCGTCCGACGGCCTCGGCACCGCGCCGATCGTGCTGGACGGTGGTAATGGCCATCGGGTGAGCATGGTGGTGCGCCGCCCCTCCTTCTTCGAAGCCCAGTTCAACCTGATCGTGAGCGGACAGCCGGTGCGGCTGGCGCTGCCGCCGAAATCCGAACTCGAGGGCATGGTCGGCAATCGGGTGCTGGTCGCGCCGCGCGACGATTGGACCGTCGGCGGTACCACCTTCCGATCCGGTTCGCTCATCTCCCTCGACGCCGATGAGCTGGCCCGGCATCCGGATGCGCCACGCCCCACCGTGTTGTACACCCCCGGTCCGCAGGAGGCGTTCCAATCGGTCATGACCACGCGCGGGCATGCCGTGGTGACCTCGCTGTACGACGTGAAGGGGCGCGCGACGGTCTATACCCCGCAGCCCGACGGCACCTGGACCGGTGCGCCGGTGCCGCTGCCGGACAATGCCTCCGTCTACGCGGTGGACGCGGATTCGCATGGTGAGACCGCGTACCTGTCGGTCACCGCACTGCTCACACCCTCCACCCTGTGGAGCCTCGATGTCGCGGACGGGCGGCTGGTGGCGGTGAAATCCGCACCGGCACGGTTCGATTCGTCGCGATTCGTGGTGGAGCAGTTGAAGGCCGACTCGGCGGACGGCACCAAGGTGCCGTACTTCATCGTGCACGCGGCCGATATGAAGTACGACGGCAGCACCCCGACCATCGTGTACGCGTACGGCGGATTCGGGACCTCCTCCACACCCGGATACAACGGGCTGCTGGGCAAGTCGTGGCTGGAGCAGGGCGGCGCGTATGTCATCGCCAATATTCGCGGTGGCGGCGAGTACGGTCCGGCCTGGCACGAGGCCGCGCTGAAAACCAAGCGGCAGAAGGCTTTCGACGATTTCACCGCGGTGGCCGCCGATCTCATCGCACGCGATATCAGCACACCGCGGCATCTGGGCATACAGGGCGGTTCCAATGGCGGGCTGCTCATGGGCGTGGAGTTCACCCAGCATCCGGAGCTGTGGAACGCGGTGGATATCCAAGTGCCGCTGCTGGATATGGAGCGATACGAGAAGATAGCGGCGGGCGCGTCCTGGGTGGGTGAGTACGGCTCCATGTCGGTGCCCGATGAACGCGACTTCCTCGAATCCATCTCGCCCTACGCGCGTTTGAGGTCGGGCGTGAAGTATCCGGAGCCGTTCGTGTGGACGACCACCAAGGATGATCGGGTCGGGCCACAGCACGCGCGCAAATTCGCCGCTCGACTATCCGCGCTCGATGACCCGTACTTCTTCTACGAGGCCCCCCAGGGCGGGCACGGCGCCGGGGCCGATAACGACGAGAAGGCGCACACCAACGCGCTCGAGTACACCTACTTCATGCGCCAGCTCATGTAA
- a CDS encoding TetR/AcrR family transcriptional regulator: MTIEGRQYGGRAVTERKAERRQRFLDAAIQIFGEHGYANCSLADVCAAAGLSKRQFYEEFATREDVLVAAYDQIQDEAAAALANALAELGPDPDPIDTVTLVLSAFLSSVGSDPNRAKVAFVEVVGVSQAMEEHRRARRHAWIDVIRKALEPLAGPGARIRGNPEMAGSALIGAVNGLAHEWLLSNPRPPVSDLVDMLVPVAVSLIIQA; encoded by the coding sequence GTGACCATCGAAGGCAGGCAGTACGGCGGGCGGGCCGTCACCGAGCGCAAAGCCGAACGCCGCCAGCGGTTTCTGGACGCCGCCATCCAGATCTTCGGTGAGCACGGGTACGCCAACTGTTCCCTCGCCGATGTCTGCGCGGCCGCCGGACTCTCCAAGCGACAGTTCTACGAGGAGTTCGCCACCCGCGAGGATGTCTTGGTCGCGGCCTACGACCAGATCCAGGACGAGGCCGCCGCGGCGCTGGCGAACGCACTCGCCGAGCTCGGGCCGGATCCCGATCCGATCGATACCGTCACGCTGGTGCTCTCGGCCTTCCTGAGCTCGGTCGGCTCGGACCCGAATCGCGCCAAGGTCGCCTTCGTGGAGGTGGTCGGGGTCAGCCAGGCCATGGAGGAGCATCGCCGCGCGCGCCGACATGCCTGGATAGACGTGATTCGCAAGGCCCTGGAGCCGCTCGCCGGACCGGGTGCGCGCATCCGCGGCAATCCGGAGATGGCGGGCAGCGCCCTGATCGGCGCGGTCAACGGCCTGGCACACGAATGGCTGCTGTCGAATCCGCGCCCGCCGGTCAGCGATCTGGTGGACATGCTTGTGCCCGTGGCGGTTTCGCTCATCATCCAGGCGTGA